The nucleotide sequence cctgccctgggagtgtttgatgggacagtgtagagggagctttactctgtatctaaccctgtgcccacctgccctgggagtgtttgatggggcagtgtagagggagctttactctgtatctaaccctgtgcccaCCTGCCCTGGGGAGTATGGATTGAACCTGCCACCATCTCGTTCTGTATCTCAGTACCGGCCGCCACATTTACCCGCTGAGCCCCTCGATTTTCCTGACACTATTTGTTTTTGTGCTTCTTCTAATTGTACTTCCTGCTTCCCTGTAACCTGCAGAGAGAAACATGGACCTCCTGCCAGTGCATCCCACCACTGGCCAAGGTGAGGAAGAAGAGGTGTTATATAACCCCGGCCCTTTCACTGACCGCGGCACAATGCTCTTCAGCTGCGTGCTGCCTACCAAGCGACCTCATGACGACCACAACGAGGTGATTACCGTGGAATTGCCTGCGAACAGCACGGTGAGGAACCTGCGCATGTTGGCCTGGATGAAGGCAAAAAGTCAGAGCGCCAACCCTTCCACCTACCAACTTTCCAATCCTGACTCCTACCAGCTCCTGTACAAGAAAGGATCGACTTGGTATGAGATTTACGACGAGCAGCAGCTCCTGCGGACCCTGGACTCGGTGAAGTACTGGAAGAGCTTGGGCATGAAGAAGGGTCAGGTTTACATCAAGAGCAAACCCAAAGAGACAGAAGAGAGCGAGCAATTCTGGAAGGGGCTGGCCTATCTGATTGGCTACGACGTGCGGAATATTGTCACGTCTCAGCGTGACGAGCTCAGTTCAGCCCGGAGGAAGTTAGCAGCCTCTAGACAGGCTGAGTTGCATAATCGAGACAGTAGGGCTTATGCAATGGAACCTTGGTTGGCCTCAAGCCCTCTGCCCGAGAGCCTGAAGAGTCTAATCAGCAAAGGGCTGGTGATTGCTCTCCACCACAATGGTACCAGTCATAAAATGAAGGTGGATGTTTATGATACTCCTGATGTGATCATTCACTCCTACACACAGAAGATGGCCAGTAAAGGGGTGCCAATACATGGGGCTGATGATAGCTTAGTCATGAAGGTCTGCGGAAGAGAAGAGTACATCACCGGAAACTGGTCGCTGATAGACTTCATCTGGGTCAGGCGCTGCATCAAGATTAATGAGGAACTACACTTGTCATTGGTGACCCCTCCGTCCCCTGCAGAGGATGAGGTCAGCATTGAGGACTGGCCTTTGGTTGACCAATGCACAGGACTCACTGCTACCCATGACCAACTGACCGTAAGAAGCAAGGATATTGAGCAGATTTTGGTGCTGTCGCTCTGGGATTGCAACAGGCGCTTTCGTGTCAAGATTGTTGGTTTAGACTGTCCAATTTTACCAAATAAAAGTCTCCCAAATGTATACGTGGAGGCAACCGTTCTTCATGCCACCAATGTTCTTTCCTCCACAAGGTCTCAACCGATGCCTTTCACAGAAGAGGTTATGTGGAACGTTTGGTTGGAGTTTGACATCTTGGTGAAGAACCTCCCCCAAGGGTCAAGGTTGAGTTTGTCCGTGCATGGAGTGGACTCAGAAAGCTCGGCCGCAAGAGACGGAAGGTCCGTCTCACAGAATGCCAAAGACGGAGACCCGTACAAAGGCAAGACCAGGCTCTTGTACTTTGTGAACCTCCTTCTGATTGACCACCGATCGTTTCTTCAGCAAGGGGAGCACATCCTCCACATGTGGTCCTGCTCAAACCGCGAAGAAAACCTTGTGACCCACGAGGTGGACAAGCTCTCCTCCAAGACCAACCCAGATGTCGAGAACTCCACGGCCGTTTGCATCGTGTTGGACACTTACAATTATCCGGTGGCCTTACCGAGCAGCAGGAGGTCAAGGTCCAGTTGGATTCACCAGGCGTCGGAAGATGAGGACGACCCTTCTAAAGTGGACGAAGAGTCTCAGGATCCTCTGAGTGCCTCGCAGAGGGATATGTTCAAACGCTTCACTGAGAAGTGTGCCCAGTACAGTAACTCCCTGCCCAAATTCCTCAGCACAGTTCAATGGGGGAACCTTGAAGCAGTGGAGGAAGTGCATTGGCTTTTCGAGCACTGGAACCCTCCGGAACTGGATATCGCCATCGCGCTGGAACTCCTCAGCATTAACTTTGCCGATGAGAAAGTCAGGAGCTTATCTGTCCAACGACTGGAAGAGATAGACAACGACGAATTGATGAGATACCTCCTGCAGCTCGTTCAGGTAACACCTGCCTTTCTTTACTTTTTTTTGCGTTCTTTTTCTCAAGGGCTACTGGCTTCTCCTAGAGAACAGGTCTGTGAGCGCTGACTCCCTCAAAGGCTCTGTCTTCATATGCCAGCCTGGGCGGTCAATGTTGGCAGTCACATGGGGGAGGGCATCACATCATCAGTCATTGTGGCCTGCCCCCTCCGACTGTTGCTTGGTGGATCGTACGTCTCCATCTCTCAGGATCTGTCCTCCAGCCGGAAAAGGTCCAGAGATTCAGGGGCCTGAGGTCAGTTGTAATGGTCAAGCGCCAGGTTCCAGATCTTTGGAGGACCAGCCTCTGGATACCGGTCAAGCCTGAACCACGAGCCTTTCGGCAACTGCGaaagaagaaaggacttgcatttatatagtgcctttcacaacctcaggacgttccaaagtgcttcacagccaatgaaataattttgaagtgtagtcactgttgtaatgtaggaaatgtgacagccaattatgcacagcaagatcccacacacagcaatgtgataaatgaccagataatctgtttttcagtgatgttggttgagggataaatattggccccaggaccccggggagaactcccctgctcatctttgaattgtgccatgggatcatttacgtccacctgagagggcagacggggcctcggtttaacgtctcatccaaaagacagcacctctgacagtgcagcactccctcagtaccggcactgggagtgtcagcgtggattatggggctcaagtctccagagtggggctcgaacccacgacctttatgtctgcagaggcgagagagctacccactgagccacagctgcaaCACCAATGGGGTGATTGGGTGATGATCCTCCTGACCTGGATATCGGCGACACGGTTACACTAACCGGATGGGGCAGATACGGTGAAGATACCACATGTCCTCTGTGTCAATTCCTGCTCAATCTgtgtgcgagacacacacacgggaatTGGAGTGAGGCAAATATTATAGAGACAAAGCTTTGCTGGCCAGGGAACACGCGATGACCGCACGTTTCTGCCCAAATCCATCATCGTCCGGAGCATCAGTGCaactcatagaatcttacagcatggaaggagggcattcggcccatcgcgcctgtgccagttctttgaacgagctgtccactcccccctgctctttccccagagccctgcaaatttttccttttcaagtatttatccaattcccttttgaaagttattattgaatctgcttccaccgccctttcaggcagcacattccagatcagaacatctcgctgcgtaaaaaaattctcctcatctcccctctgtttcttttgccaattatcttaaattctgtgtcctctggttaccgaccctcctgccactggaaacagtttctccttatctactctgtcaaaacccctcgtatttttgaacacctctattaaatctccccttaaccttctctgctctaaggagaacaatcccagcttctccagtctctccatgtaactgaagtccctcatccctggcaccattctggtaaatctcctctgaaccctttCCAATTTCATTGCAGTTGTGTCCAATCCTCCCACTCAAAGGCCACGGACCTTCCAATAAGGGCCGTGCGCACAGCGACCAGGAGTGGGAAGCTTGGCTGATTTCGTTTTTGCTTCTCCCTcgtccaggggcactgaggccaaccaaGTGGCCTAACCTCTTACTGGCTAAGACCGGGTAACTCATGGCATGTGGGGACCTTTTAATAttaagtgaaatgagactgtcgATTCAACAATCAAGAAATGGGTGGAGAATATCATGTAGCATCCAACGGATCACGTGTCAAAATCTGATCATATGATTGGCTATGCAACTGTCCATCAAATAATCAGAAGCCCAATCCAGCCATGTCACTGGCCAGTCTGGATATGGAGGTGTGCTGATTTCGCCCTGtaacccaccccctcctccaaccTGGTTTCATGAGTTGTCCCTTCCCCCGGATCCCAGTCCAGCCCCCCACTCtggccctcccccttcccctaccTCTAACCCCACCCCTGACTCCCAGCCTTGGCCCCGCCCACTGACCTTATAAGGGGAGCTGGAGGCTCCACCCTATACAAGTCCTGCAGAGTCCTGAACACCGGAACCCAGGTTCTGCCCCCAATGGCCAACccatgacccctgatctgtgtgcAAGGACCTCAGGTGAGGATGGGAAGGGGCTCAGCCGTGACGCGGTCGTGACATGGCCGTAACACGGTTGTGATGCAGTCGTGACATGGCCGTGACACGGTTGTGACGCCCTGCCGCACGGCCAACCTGGGAGAGTGTCGGCCGACCAATCGAGTGGCGAGCTTCGTTGCTTGGCTTTGTATTTCCGTTGTGAAAGGAACGATGTTTTTGAGttttgttggattttgttctccaGGCGTTGAAGTTTGAACCGTATCACGACAGCGGCCTGGCGAGGTTTCTGATTCGATGTGCGCTGAGGGTGAGTGTCCAACACACCACGCACCTAGCTCACTGCAATAGTCCCTCCGCCCACCCGTCCATCCTGATCTGCCCCCGGGGAAgctcctaactcaagtctcacacatgaggttcttgagccacttactagggaagagGAGATGACGTGGTTTCCCGCTGCCTTCCTCAGTTTTTAATCTTCGGGAGTTCTTTCTCCCAGGTGGACTGCAACAAACATCAACGacttgcattgatacagcgcctttaacactaTAAAAACACCTcaaggcttcacaggagcgtaaatcagacagaatttgtcaccgaactacataaggagatattaggacaggtgaccaaaagtttggtcacagagatagattttaaggagcgtcttaaaggagaagagagaggcggagagggggatggggagtgggagggtgggttgggaggaagaggggagagggggaggagggagggtttgGGGCgaggagtgggtggggagagctgggtggggggagtggggtgtgggtaggcagggtgagtgggaggggtaaggggagggggagggtaggATGgcgaagagaattccagagctgctgaaggcacagccgccaatggtggggccgaAGGGAAtctgggatgtgcaagaggcctgaattggaggaaagcagagatctcggagggttgtcgggctggaggagggggcgagggccatggagggatttgaaaacaagggtgagaattttaaaatcgaggccttcccagaccgggagccaatgtaggtcagcgagcacagtggggtgaggaacgggacttggtgcgagttagaataccaAGTATGAAGAAGCCCACCTACCCTTTACACTGGGGAGTGAGGTGCCCACTCCCATTGGACTCAAGTATCCCCGCTGGACATCaatctgtggcagatggagtccaatttggagaagtgtgaggtcagccactttggacctgagaaagataaatcagagcatTTTCTAAACGGCAAGAAGTCGGGAACtgtgaaggagcagagagatttaggggtccaagtacagaaatcactaacagCTCGCGGACAGTTACAAAGGATaattaaaaagctaatggaatgttagtctttatctcaagagggctggaatacaaagggggagGATGTTATGctacagtttatataaagctctggtcagaccctatctggagagactgttcagttctgggcaccgcacctcaggaaggatatattggccttggagggggtgcagcgcagattcaccagaatgataccagggtgaaaagggttaaattatgaagacaagttgcatagactaggctatagcaggagggggggtggtgagggggatggggagtgggaggggggtgggaagaagggggagagagggaggagggagggattgggggaaggagggggtggggagagctgggaggggggagtggggtgtgggtggggagggtgggtgggagggggaaggggtggggagggtagaacagggaagaggagggggtgtggattgtaaatcagccagggttcctgctcctgatctggCAGCTgccagaaacataagaacataagaaataggagcaggagtcggccatacggcccctcgagcctgctccgtcattcaatcagatcatggctgatcttcgacctcaactccactttcccgcccgatccccatatcccttgattcccctagagtctgaaaatccatctatctcattcttgaacatattcaatgactgagcatccacagccctctgggttggagaattccaaagattcacaaccctctgagtgaagaaattcctcctcatctcagtcttaaatggctgaccccttatcctgagactatgtcccctagttctagactctccagccaggggaaacagcctctcagcatctaccctgtcaggccccctcagaatcttatacgtttcaatgagatcacctctcattcttctaaactccagagagtataggcccattctactcaacctctcctcataggacgaccctctcatcccaggaattaatctagtgaaccttcgttgcactgcctctaaggcaagtatatccttccttaggtaaggagaccaaaactgtacactgtactccaggtgaggtctcaccaaagccctgtacaattgtagtaagacttccttactcttgtactccaacccccttgcaataaaggccaacataccatttgccttcctaattgcttgctgtacctgcatgtcaactttctgtgcttcgggtacaaggacacccaaatctctctgaacaccaacatttaatagtttctcaccatttaaaaaatattctgtttttctatttttcctaccagagtgaataacctcacatttccccacattatactccatctgccaccttcttgcccactcacttaacctgtctatatccctttgcagactgtgtcctcctcacagcttactttcccacctagctttgtatcgtcagcaaacttggatacattacactcggtcccttcatctaagccattaatatagattgtaaatagctgaggcccaagcactgatccttgctgcaccccactagttacagcctgacaacccgagaatgacccgtttatccctactctctgctttctgtctgttaaccaatcctctatccatgctaatatattacccctgaccccgtgagcccttaccttgtataacaacctttcgtgtggcaccttatcaaatgccttttcaa is from Heptranchias perlo isolate sHepPer1 chromosome 17, sHepPer1.hap1, whole genome shotgun sequence and encodes:
- the si:rp71-17i16.5 gene encoding phosphatidylinositol 4,5-bisphosphate 3-kinase catalytic subunit gamma isoform — translated: MDLLPVHPTTGQGEEEEVLYNPGPFTDRGTMLFSCVLPTKRPHDDHNEVITVELPANSTVRNLRMLAWMKAKSQSANPSTYQLSNPDSYQLLYKKGSTWYEIYDEQQLLRTLDSVKYWKSLGMKKGQVYIKSKPKETEESEQFWKGLAYLIGYDVRNIVTSQRDELSSARRKLAASRQAELHNRDSRAYAMEPWLASSPLPESLKSLISKGLVIALHHNGTSHKMKVDVYDTPDVIIHSYTQKMASKGVPIHGADDSLVMKVCGREEYITGNWSLIDFIWVRRCIKINEELHLSLVTPPSPAEDEVSIEDWPLVDQCTGLTATHDQLTVRSKDIEQILVLSLWDCNRRFRVKIVGLDCPILPNKSLPNVYVEATVLHATNVLSSTRSQPMPFTEEVMWNVWLEFDILVKNLPQGSRLSLSVHGVDSESSAARDGRSVSQNAKDGDPYKGKTRLLYFVNLLLIDHRSFLQQGEHILHMWSCSNREENLVTHEVDKLSSKTNPDVENSTAVCIVLDTYNYPVALPSSRRSRSSWIHQASEDEDDPSKVDEESQDPLSASQRDMFKRFTEKCAQYSNSLPKFLSTVQWGNLEAVEEVHWLFEHWNPPELDIAIALELLSINFADEKVRSLSVQRLEEIDNDELMRYLLQLVQALKFEPYHDSGLARFLIRCALRSRRIGHFFFWYLRSEVTGSPYFCDRFAVILEAYLMGCGKSMLEGFHKQVQLVGSLSQVATEIKKIIPEKSDLPPNANTLVQEMLRKADLPQDFLAPYDPRIKTGSILIDRCKIMASKKKPLWLEFASAEPDGVLSRPVGIIFKHGDDLRQDMLIIQVMPSVWGSGCLGVSYFPSSCVPTGMIEIVRDATTIATVQRSKGGNTGAFKNDALYDWLRSKLQVEESYYQAMEAFVTSCAGYCVATYVLGIGDRHNDNIMITEQGNLFHIDFGHILGNTKRILGVNRERVPFVLTPDFLFVMGRVNRRPSLYFQRFKDICIQAYMSLRAHSSLLVTLFSLMMLTGIPELTCTEDIQYLREALAVGKEEKTAHEHFLNQISICENLGWTIQASWWIHMFMGIKQT